The Paenibacillus sp. genomic sequence AAACGGAACATCTCATGGCACATGCCTCATATATAAATGGATCGAATCGACAGCATGTCTAACGAAGACGAGACATAGGTGAAAACCAAGACAAAGAGCAGTGGTGGAGGAGAGGAAGCTTATGTTGAAGAAGACGACGGTTGACGTGGTTGACGTGCTGGATAGTCTGGGGATAGCCATTGAGAAATGGTATGAATATAATAAAGGGGACCTCGGGTTTGCAAAGCCGATACCGCTGATTCGTCCGGCCGACGCGGAAAGACCGCCAGTTCCCTGCAAGGACGCCGTCTAGGTTGTCGTCGTAGCGGAAACGAGCATAAACCCGACGGAAACGCTACTGCCGGCTCGGAAAGGGTGATTATGCTGTTCCACTATTTATCTATTGCCTTACTGCTTCTTTTTGCGACGTACCTCCTCTTCGTATTTCCTACGCAATGGGTCAAAATCGAACGAGTGCGACACCCTCTTGGCCTTAATAAGCGTATTTTTCAAATCAGCGATCTTCACGTCGAAAGGTTGAGAGTCTCCCCGCAAAGACTCCGCCGAATCATTGAGCAAGAACGCCCCGATTACATATTCCTCACGGGTGATTACACCCAGCGCGTATGGCATGTGCCGAAGGTGGACGCCTACCTGCAAGAAATTGCGAGCGTAGGCGTCCCTGTGTTTGCCGTGCTGGGCAACCATGATTATCGCCTCCAATACTTTGTTTCGATTCTGCTCCAAGCTTTCCGGCGGCGGGGCATTCCGGTGCTGCATAACGAATCGGTGCGGCTTGACGGGTTTACGCTCGTCGGCATCGACGATTTCGTATCGGGAAAGACCCGTGTCGAGAAGGCGTTCGAAGGCGTCGGGACGGAGGAGACCTGCGTCGTCATCGCGCATGACCCGAACGTGACGCTGCGCATCCGCCGGCCGTTCGACTACTTGATGTGCGGCCATCTGCACGGCAAGCAGTTCCGCCTACCGTTCCTTTATTATTTGAAACGCAAGGGCCCCCTCGCGAAGAAAGGGATTTACAAAGGACTCCACAAAAACCAGTGGGGGACGTTTTACATTTCCAAAGGGGTCGGCCAAGCGCAGCTTAACGCGAGATTTCTGGTTCGCAGCGAGCTAACCGTGCATGAATTGTAAAGGTTGTCCGCCCGCTCCCATGGTATAGTTAGGTAAAAGAGGACCACACTAAGGAGGGAGCGGCTGTTGAAAGGGCTTCGAGCGCTGCGCATGAAAGAGCCGGCCAATACGATTACGCACTTGATCCCGCTGCTGGCCGGCTTCGTCGGACTCGGCTTTTTGATCGCTCAACATATGCATGAGCCCGCGAAGCTGACGACGGGAGTTATTTTCGGCGTGAGCGTTATTTTGCTGTACGGCGCGTCCACGGCATACCATTGGATTCGCGCGACGCCGGGGAAGGTGAAGGTGCTGCGCAAGCTGGATCACATCGCGATTTATTTGCTGATCGCGGGGACGTACACGCCGGTGCTGTATTTCGGCCTAGACGGCTGGTGGCGCTGGGGGATGCTGGCGGCGGTGTACGCGCTGTCGCTCGTCGGCATCGCGATGAAAATTTGGTTTTTGCATTTGCCGCGCTCCGTGTCGACCGTGTTTTACATCGCGCTCGGCTGGATCGCCGTCATTCCGCTCGCCAAGCTGTGGAGCGCCCTGCCGGCGGAGGCGATGGCGCTCATGCTGCTCGGCGGCGCCGCCTATACGATCGGTGGCGTCGTCTACGCAACGAAAGTGTTCGATTTTTTCCCGAACCGATTCGGGTTTCACGAGGTGTTCCATATTTTCGTGTCGATCGGCACCGTGCTGCATTTCGTCATGATCGCGGGATACATATTGCCGATGTGACCTAACTTCTCGCGTTACACGGAGGTGCGGATTGATGGCATGGCTCGTCGCCGCGGCGCTGCTTGCGGCCGCGGCGTTCGCAATCGCTTATTATTTCTCGGAGCGCGTGCTGAACATTCGGACGTATCCGAGCGACGCGATTCTCGCTCGGGAGACGGAGCTTGGACGGATCGAGAAGGAGCGCGTCGACGCGCTGCCGGTCGAAGAAGTCGAGATTCGTTCGCCGTACGGGTATTCTTTGTACGGTTGGTTTTTGCCCGCAGAGGGCGGAACGTCGCGGAGCACGGTCGTGTTCTCGCACGGCGTCACGTCCTCGCTCGTCGGTATGCTGAAATACGCCGACATGTTCCGGCGGCGCGGGTTCAACGCGCTGCTGTACGATCACCGCCGGCACGGTCGGAGCGGCGGCAAGCATACGACGTACGGCTATTACGAGAAGCGCGATTTGGGGGCGGCCGTCGATTGGGTGTACGATCGGTTCGGCGCTGACGCCGTCGTCGGGCTGTTCGGCGAGTCGATGGGGGCGGCCACGGTGCTGCAGTTCGCCGCGATCGACGATCGGCTCGATTTCGTCGTCGCGGACTGCCCGTACTCGGACCTCGGGGAGCAGCTCGCGCATCGGTTGAAGGCGGATTACCGGCTGCCGCCGTTCCCGCTGCTCCCGCTCACGAGCCTCTGGTGCAAACTGCGGGCGGGCTTCTTCATCCGCGACGTCTCGCCGATCCGCGATCTCGCGGGCATCCGCGCGCCGGTGCTGCTCATCCACGGGGACGCCGACGATTTCGTGCCGATGCGAATGAGCGCGGCGATGTACGAGCGGTGCCCCGGCAGCAAATCGCTGTATCTCGCCCCCGGCGCCGCTCACGCGGAATCGTGGCAGCGGCACCGCGAGGAATATGAACGGATGGTGGAACAGTTTCTTCGCGCGCACCGCCTGCTGCCGGAAGCGGCCGTCGTCGGCTGATCGCCGGGCGGGCGGCGGTGCCGCGACGGATATAGGCGCCTGTCGGCTTCAGAGGAAGCCGGCGGGCGCTTTTTTGTCGTTGGGGGCTGGAGCGTTCTGTTCGCCGCTTGCCTGACGCTCGTCTGGTGCTCGCCCGCCATCCGCTACTTGTCGCTCGCCCGCCCGCTTGATGCTGCCCGCCACCTGCCGCTCGCCGCCACCTAACCCGTGCGGCACCCACCACCGCCGCGACGCTGCCCGCCTGACGCGAACACCTGTTTTGTGGTACAATCGTTGGTAAATTCGTGCAAAGGCGGGAGAAGGCATGGCAGATACGGTGCAATGGATCGTGGCGGCAGTCTCCGTACTCAACGCGGGACTGCTGCTGCTCCTGCTGCAGCGGGCGAACGGGCGCGGCCGGAACGCGGAGGCGGAGCGGCGATTGGACGCGCTGGCGCGCGCGGTGGAACAGACGGAGCGCGGGCTGCGCGACGAAATCGCTCGCAGCCGCGGGGATATGCTGGCCGCGGGCGGGCAGCAGCGCCAGGAGCTGGCGGACGCCTTCGAGCGTCAGCAGCATGCGCTGATGGCGCGGCTGACCGAGCTGACGCGGCTGAACGAGAGCAAGCTGGAAGCGATGCGCGAGACGGTGGAGCGGAAGCTGACGGCGCTGCAGGCGGACAATCACACGCAGCTAGAGCAGATGCGCGCCACGGTCGACGAGAAGCTGCACGCGACGCTGGAGCGCCGGCTCGGCGAATCGTTCCAGCTCGTCGGCGAGCGGCTCGAGCTCGTGCACAAAGGGCTCGGCGAGATGCAGTCGCTGGCGTCGGGCGTCGGCGACTTGAAACGGGTGCTGACGAACGTGAAGACGCGCGGGACGATGGGCGAAATTCAGCTCGACGCGCTGCTGGAGCAGACGCTCGCGCCCGATCAATACGAGCGGAACGCGGCGATCAAGAAAGGGACCGCGGAGCGCGTCGATTTCGTCGTCAAGCTGCCGGACAAGTCCGACGGGCGCCGCGCGGTGCTGCTGCCGATCGACGCGAAATTTCCGCTGGAGGATTATCAGCGGCTCCTCGACGCGCAGGAGAGCGGCGACGCGGCCGCCGCGGCGGATGCGTGGAAGCTGCTGGAGGCGAGGGTGAAGGCCGAGGCGAAATCGATCCGAGACAAATATATCGACCCTCCGGCGACGACGGAATTCGCGGTGCTGTTCCTGCCGCTCGAAGGCTTGTACGCTGAGGTGCTGCGCCGTCCCGGGCTGTGGGACACGCTGCAGCGGGAATACCGCGTCGTCGTGACGGGGCCGACGACGCTGTCGGCGCTGCTTAACAGCCTGCAGATGGGCTTTCGCACGCTGGCGATCCAAAAACGGACGAGCGAAGTATGGCAGGTGCTCGGCCAGGTCAAGGGCGAATTCGGCAAATTCGGCGATTTGCTGGAGAAGACCCAGAAGAAGCTCCAGGAAGCGTCGAACACGCTGGACGGGGCGGCGGTGCGCACGCGGGCGATCGAACGGCGGCTGCGCGGCGTCGAGGAGCTGTCCGCGCCCGAGCCGGAAGAGGCGCTGCCGCCGGGCTACGGATTCGCGGCTTCGGGAGATTCGTAAGGTTCGCGCGGAGCTCCGTCCCGCCGCATATTCCCGCGCGTTCCGGCGAACGATATAGCGGAATGACGGGAGGAAAGGAGCTTCGAAGCATGCCGAAAACCGAGGAATACGACGAAACGCTGACGGAGCTGCAACGGGAAGTCCAAGAAGCGCTGAGGGGATTGCCCGGCATCGGCTCCCCCGGCGAGGACGCCGAAGCGAGCGATCATCTGGACACGTTGGTATAGAGGGTTAACAAAGTCGAACCGGGCCCCGAGGGCTCGGTTCGACTTTTTGCTAATGCGCCGCGAGCCGTATGGATCGTCGGCGTGCAGCCCCGTTATGGGAAGCATGTATGCAAAAGAAGGGAGGCCCCTGCCCATAATTAGCATACGTCCTTCCCATAATGCGCCGCGCGCCGTCTGGAGCGTCATGTGTGCAGCCGCGTTATGGGAAGCATGTATGCAAAAGAAGGGAGCCCCCTGCCCATAATTAGCATACGTCCTTCCCATAATGCGTCTCGCGCCGCCTGGATCGTCGGTGTGCAGCTCCGTTATGGGAAGCATGTATGCAAAAGAAGGGAGCCCCCTGCCCATCTTTAGCATACGACCTTCCCATAATCGCCTCGCGCTGCCTGGCTCATTGGCGTGCAGCTTCGTTAAGGGAAGTGTGTGTATGCATAAGAAGCAACCTGCCGAGTCCTCGGGGCACATTTTGAACAATGGTCATGTAAATATATATAACATAAAGTTATCGAGGTTAAAAATAATTTGCATAAAAGGTATTGACGGATGCAAATCCATCAGTAAAATAAGCTTATAACCACACCTCACGACAAAAACCACACACCAACACGGTATAAAACTTCACGCATACAGCAGGATCCAGACACTATTTTCTAAAAAGGTTAGAACACGAAATATCGAACGAGTTTGATGACAATGACGTCGATCGAACCGTTAGGGCAAAGGAGCCCTGTAGAAGCAGATCGCGAAGGCGCCTATAGGTTATTAGGTGCGTCGATCCGTGCTTTTGCAGGGCTTTTCGTTTTGCCGCAGACACGAAGACGTGTCCCCTCGGGCAATGCCGCCTACCTGATGCCGCGTTACGATTTTGTCGTGAACAAAACTGTTTACGATTAGAAATGGTTTGCGTACGTGTCGGGTAGGCGTTTTCATTTAGACCTTATAGGGCGTGGAGGGAGAATATGAGAGAGACGGTACGGTCGGCAGAGGCAAGGCGAGATGAGAGAAAACGGGCGGGGGGTGCTTCGCGATGAACGACAGACGCCTTGAGGCGATCATCCAAGAAGCGCTGAAGAAGGATGCGTTGACCCGCCGGGAGTTTTTGAAAAAGGCAGGAGCGGTCGGGGCAGCGGCGTTCCTGCTGCCGAGCGCGCTGCTCGCCGCTTGCGGCGGCGGCACGACTCCGGCGCCGTCGTCGTCGAGCGGGTCCGGGGCAAAGACGTCGGGCAACAAAATCACGATCGGCTTCATTCCGCTGACGGACTGCGCGTCCGTCGTCATGGCCAAAGAGCTAGGGCTGTACGAGAAGTACGGCGTCGACGTCGACGTCACGAAGGAAGCGTCGTGGGCGGCGGTGCGGGATAAGCTGATCTCCGGCGACTTGAACGCGGCGCATTGCCTGTTCGGCATGCCGTTCTCGGTGTACACCGGCATCGGCGGGCAGGCCGGCACCGAAATGCCGATCGCGATGATCATCAATGCGAACGGCCAGGCGATTACGCTGTCGAAACAGTTCGCTTCCGTCGGCTTCCGCAATTTGCCGGCGGCGAAGGACGCAATTGAGAAGGCGATGGCGGAGCGGGAAGTGACGTTCGCGATGACGTTCCCGGGCGGCACGCACGATTTGTGGCTGCGGTACTGGCTTGGCGCGGTCGGCGTCGATCAGTCGAAGCTGAAAATCATCACCGTCCCGCCGCCGCAAATGGTCGCGAACATGAAAGTAGGCAACATGGACGGCTTCTGCGTCGGCGAGCCTTGGAACCAAGTCGCCGTGCGCGACGATCTCGGGTTCACGCACATCTCGACGCAGGACATTTGGAAAGACCATACGGAGAAGGCGCTCGTCCTGAACAAAGCGTGGAGCGCCAACAAGGACGAAGTGAAAGCGGTCATGAAGGCCGTCTTGGAAGCTTCGATGTGGTTGGATAACCTGGACAACCGCAAGGAAGCCGCGAAGGTCATCGGGCATCAAGCGTACGTCAACGCGCCGGCGGCGGAAATCGAAAAACGGCTGCTCGGCGATTACGATCTCGGCGGCGGCCACGGCACGCACAAGTATACGGACGATTACATGTTGTTCCACAAAGGCGGGACGATCAACTTCCCGCGCAAGTCGCATGCGATGTTCTTCATGAGCCAATACGTCCGCTTCGGCTATTTGAACAGCCACCCGGACTACCAGCAAGTCGCCGATAAGCTGATCATGCAGGATTTGTACAAAGAGGTCGCCGGCGAGATGGGCATTGCCGTTCCGGACGACGACATGAAGCCGTTCGATATCAAGCTCGACAACAAAACGTTCGACCCGAACGATCCGGCGGGATCGCTCGCGCAATACGGATAAATTACTCACGGAGGTGCATCGCAGTGACGCAATTCACGGGACAAAGCGCGGCGGGCAGAGCGTTCCGGTCCGCGCGGCAGTTGACGCTGCCGTCGTACTGGCTGGGCGCCCTGCGCAAAGCCGCATATATGCTGGGAAGCATGCTGCTGCTCATTCTGATGTGGGAGGCGGCGCACCGCCTCTCCGGTCAATCGCTGCCGGGCCCGATCAGCACGCTGGGCGTGCTTTGGAGCCTTGTGTCCGATCCGTTCTACGATTACGGCCCCAACGACAAGGGCGTCGCCCTGCAGTTCATCGCTTCGCTGCAGCGCGTATTCGCGGGCTTCTTGCTCGGCGCGCTCGTCGCGATTCCGCTCGGCATCGCCATGGGCGCGGTGCCGTTCTGCCGGGCGCTGTTCGATCCGATCGTGCAGGTGCTCCGGCCGGTGTCGCCGCTCGCTTGGTTCCCGATCGGCCTCGCGGCGTTTCAATCGGTCGGGCCGGCGACGATTTTCATTATTTTCATCACGTCGCTGTGGCCGACGGTCGTCAATACGGCGTTCGGCGTGGCGTCCATCCCGAAGGATCACCGCAACGTCGCTGCCGTGTTTAAGTTTTCAAAGTGGAAGTATTTGACGAAGGTGCTGTTCCCGTACACGCTGCCGCACATTCTGACGGGGCTGCGCCTCAGCCTCGGCATCGCGTGGATGGTCATCGTCGCCGCGGAAATGCTGTCGGGCGGCACGGGCATCGGCTTCTTCGTCTGGGACAGCTGGAACGCGTTGAACGTCGAGCGAGTCATCGCGGCGATCGCGCTGATCGGCGTCGTCGGTTTGCTGCTCGACAGAGGCTTCTATTATCTCGAACAGCGGTTCAAATACGGGGGGTGACGGGATGGCTTACCTCAGCATCGAGAACGTCAATAAGATTTACAACACGAAGCAAGGCCGCTTCAACGTGCTGCAGAACGTCAGCATGGGAATCGAACGCGGCGAGTTCGTTTCCTTGATCGGGCATTCCGGCTGCGGCAAATCGACGATTCTGAACATCGTCGCGGGGCTGGAGAAAGCGACCGACGGCCGCGTCGTCCTGGACGGGAAGCCGATTGCGGGTCCGGGTCCGGATCGCGGCGTCGTGTTCCAAAACTACTCGCTGCTGCCGTGGTTGTCCGTCTATGGCAACGTGTACGAGGTGGTCGACGCCGTTTTCTCGAACAAATCGAAGGCGGAGAAGCAGGAGATCGTCGAGCGATTCCTGACGATCGTCGGGCTGTGGAAGCATCGCGACAAGCGGCCGGACGAAATTTCCGGCGGGATGAAGCAGCGCGCGGCGATCGCCCGCGCCTTCGCCGTCGGGCCGCAGGTGCTGCTGCTCGACGAGCCGTTCGGCGCGCTCGACGCGCTCACGCGGTCGACGCTGCAGGACGAATTGGTCGGCTTGATGAAATCGGCGAGCTCGAGCGGCGGCGGCAGCGCCGGAGGCGCCAACGGGGGCACCGACACCGTCATTATGGTCACGCACGATATCGACGAGGCGATTTTCTTGTCGGACCGGATCGTCGTCATGACGAACGGGCCGGCCGCGACGATTCGGAAAATCATTACTGTGCCGCTGGCGCGCCCGCGCGAGCGCAAGGAAGTAATCAACCATCCGGTGTACAACGAATTGAAGCGGGAGCTGCTTGAATATTTGCACGGCAGTCCGGCCGCGGCGCACTGATGTCGGACCTCAGCCGCGAAAGTCGCGAAAGCCGCGAAACAACCGAGGAGGTGGCAGGATGATCGGAAGCATCGGAGTGCCGGGGTTGATCCTGATCCTTATTATCGCGCTGGTCGTCTTCGGACCGCGCAAGCTTCCCGAGATCGGGAGCGCGTTCGGGCGAACGTTATCGGAGTTCAAGCGGGGCGCCCGCGATTTCACGAACGGTCTAGACGACAAAGAGGCGGAGCGGCCGGCGTTGGAGCAGAAGCCGCTTTCGTAAGGCGACATAGATAGGTACGACGCAAGGCCGTCCGGCAGCATCGCCGGGCGGCCTTGCTTTGCGCCGCGAACGCCCCCGCCGCGCCGGAACCGCGCCTAGTGACGCAGGGGCGGCGCATCGCTGGCCGGCTCGTTCCGCCGCGACGCATGGAGCGCCCCGTCCGAGCCGAGGGCGGCGTAGAACACATCGCCGACCGAATCGATGCCCTGCTCCTTCAGCCGCTCCTCCAGCCACTCCCGGCTCAACCCCTGCCGCGCGAGCGTATCCTCGTTGACGACCCCTTCCACGACGACCGTGTATGAGTACGGCTGTCCCTGCTCCAGCACCGTCAGCTTGCCGTTGCCTTCCACGATCGCCATCTCGACGCGGCTGACGTCGAACACTTGCTTGTCCCGCAGCATTTGGAGAACGATATCGACGGTATAGCGGATGGAGGCGATATTGCGGTCCAGCAGCTTGCCCCGGTACACGACGACCGTCGGCTCGAACGACGTCACCTGCCGGAACCGGCGAAACCGGACGGCCGCTTTCGAGAACAACCGCTCCATCACCACGACCATGACGATGGCCGCGGCGGTGTGCGCATGGCCGATCTGAGGGTCGGCGATGTCGGAGGCGACGACCGAGCCGAGCGTCAAGACGACGAGCAGGTCGAAGACCGGCAGCTCCCCGACCGACCGTTTGCCCATGAATAACGCAGCCAACAGCATGAGGGGGAAGATGGTGGCGGTCCGGGATACGACCAGCCATAAATCCGCGAACGGCGACATCGCGTGCGACCTCCCACCGGCGAAAGGATATGAGCTTTGAGTCATGGAGGTATTATGAAGCGGCGGCGGCGGAAATATGAGCGGCGAGGAACGACATTTTGCCGCTTGACGGGAAGGCTTGACCCGAGATATAGTTCTACTATCAAACCATTTGATAATAAAACTATTTCAAAATCGAACTACAAGACGACAACGCATCGGGGAGGGAAACATCGTGGACAAATCGCAGTTGGCATCGCTTATCGAGCGGTACGAAGAAGCGCAGTTCATCGTCACGCGGC encodes the following:
- a CDS encoding metallophosphoesterase is translated as MLFHYLSIALLLLFATYLLFVFPTQWVKIERVRHPLGLNKRIFQISDLHVERLRVSPQRLRRIIEQERPDYIFLTGDYTQRVWHVPKVDAYLQEIASVGVPVFAVLGNHDYRLQYFVSILLQAFRRRGIPVLHNESVRLDGFTLVGIDDFVSGKTRVEKAFEGVGTEETCVVIAHDPNVTLRIRRPFDYLMCGHLHGKQFRLPFLYYLKRKGPLAKKGIYKGLHKNQWGTFYISKGVGQAQLNARFLVRSELTVHEL
- the trhA gene encoding PAQR family membrane homeostasis protein TrhA, whose product is MKGLRALRMKEPANTITHLIPLLAGFVGLGFLIAQHMHEPAKLTTGVIFGVSVILLYGASTAYHWIRATPGKVKVLRKLDHIAIYLLIAGTYTPVLYFGLDGWWRWGMLAAVYALSLVGIAMKIWFLHLPRSVSTVFYIALGWIAVIPLAKLWSALPAEAMALMLLGGAAYTIGGVVYATKVFDFFPNRFGFHEVFHIFVSIGTVLHFVMIAGYILPM
- a CDS encoding alpha/beta hydrolase: MAWLVAAALLAAAAFAIAYYFSERVLNIRTYPSDAILARETELGRIEKERVDALPVEEVEIRSPYGYSLYGWFLPAEGGTSRSTVVFSHGVTSSLVGMLKYADMFRRRGFNALLYDHRRHGRSGGKHTTYGYYEKRDLGAAVDWVYDRFGADAVVGLFGESMGAATVLQFAAIDDRLDFVVADCPYSDLGEQLAHRLKADYRLPPFPLLPLTSLWCKLRAGFFIRDVSPIRDLAGIRAPVLLIHGDADDFVPMRMSAAMYERCPGSKSLYLAPGAAHAESWQRHREEYERMVEQFLRAHRLLPEAAVVG
- a CDS encoding DNA recombination protein RmuC, producing the protein MADTVQWIVAAVSVLNAGLLLLLLQRANGRGRNAEAERRLDALARAVEQTERGLRDEIARSRGDMLAAGGQQRQELADAFERQQHALMARLTELTRLNESKLEAMRETVERKLTALQADNHTQLEQMRATVDEKLHATLERRLGESFQLVGERLELVHKGLGEMQSLASGVGDLKRVLTNVKTRGTMGEIQLDALLEQTLAPDQYERNAAIKKGTAERVDFVVKLPDKSDGRRAVLLPIDAKFPLEDYQRLLDAQESGDAAAAADAWKLLEARVKAEAKSIRDKYIDPPATTEFAVLFLPLEGLYAEVLRRPGLWDTLQREYRVVVTGPTTLSALLNSLQMGFRTLAIQKRTSEVWQVLGQVKGEFGKFGDLLEKTQKKLQEASNTLDGAAVRTRAIERRLRGVEELSAPEPEEALPPGYGFAASGDS
- a CDS encoding CmpA/NrtA family ABC transporter substrate-binding protein, producing the protein MNDRRLEAIIQEALKKDALTRREFLKKAGAVGAAAFLLPSALLAACGGGTTPAPSSSSGSGAKTSGNKITIGFIPLTDCASVVMAKELGLYEKYGVDVDVTKEASWAAVRDKLISGDLNAAHCLFGMPFSVYTGIGGQAGTEMPIAMIINANGQAITLSKQFASVGFRNLPAAKDAIEKAMAEREVTFAMTFPGGTHDLWLRYWLGAVGVDQSKLKIITVPPPQMVANMKVGNMDGFCVGEPWNQVAVRDDLGFTHISTQDIWKDHTEKALVLNKAWSANKDEVKAVMKAVLEASMWLDNLDNRKEAAKVIGHQAYVNAPAAEIEKRLLGDYDLGGGHGTHKYTDDYMLFHKGGTINFPRKSHAMFFMSQYVRFGYLNSHPDYQQVADKLIMQDLYKEVAGEMGIAVPDDDMKPFDIKLDNKTFDPNDPAGSLAQYG
- the ntrB gene encoding nitrate ABC transporter permease — translated: MTQFTGQSAAGRAFRSARQLTLPSYWLGALRKAAYMLGSMLLLILMWEAAHRLSGQSLPGPISTLGVLWSLVSDPFYDYGPNDKGVALQFIASLQRVFAGFLLGALVAIPLGIAMGAVPFCRALFDPIVQVLRPVSPLAWFPIGLAAFQSVGPATIFIIFITSLWPTVVNTAFGVASIPKDHRNVAAVFKFSKWKYLTKVLFPYTLPHILTGLRLSLGIAWMVIVAAEMLSGGTGIGFFVWDSWNALNVERVIAAIALIGVVGLLLDRGFYYLEQRFKYGG
- a CDS encoding ABC transporter ATP-binding protein; its protein translation is MAYLSIENVNKIYNTKQGRFNVLQNVSMGIERGEFVSLIGHSGCGKSTILNIVAGLEKATDGRVVLDGKPIAGPGPDRGVVFQNYSLLPWLSVYGNVYEVVDAVFSNKSKAEKQEIVERFLTIVGLWKHRDKRPDEISGGMKQRAAIARAFAVGPQVLLLDEPFGALDALTRSTLQDELVGLMKSASSSGGGSAGGANGGTDTVIMVTHDIDEAIFLSDRIVVMTNGPAATIRKIITVPLARPRERKEVINHPVYNELKRELLEYLHGSPAAAH
- the tatA gene encoding twin-arginine translocase TatA/TatE family subunit, with the translated sequence MIGSIGVPGLILILIIALVVFGPRKLPEIGSAFGRTLSEFKRGARDFTNGLDDKEAERPALEQKPLS
- a CDS encoding DUF421 domain-containing protein, which codes for MSPFADLWLVVSRTATIFPLMLLAALFMGKRSVGELPVFDLLVVLTLGSVVASDIADPQIGHAHTAAAIVMVVVMERLFSKAAVRFRRFRQVTSFEPTVVVYRGKLLDRNIASIRYTVDIVLQMLRDKQVFDVSRVEMAIVEGNGKLTVLEQGQPYSYTVVVEGVVNEDTLARQGLSREWLEERLKEQGIDSVGDVFYAALGSDGALHASRRNEPASDAPPLRH